The sequence CACATTCACGTCATAGGTTTCATCGTCGTCGGCACGCCAGTTGCCCACGGTTTCGCCGGCCACCAGCACGCGCAGCGCGCTGGCAATGCTGCCCACCGACAGTCCCAGGTCGGATGCGGCATCGCGCTGCACGCGCACATCCACCATGGGGCGGTCCCCCTTGAGGCTGGAATCCAGATCCACCAGGCCGGGAATCTGGCGCAGCTGCGGCAGCAGCTGCCGGTTGAGCCGGGCCAGCTCGGTCAAATCCGGCCCCATGACGGAAAACTCGATCTGCTTTTGCCCACCCACGGGGTCCAGCAGGCCGACCTGGGTGACGGTAATTCCCGGCACCTGGCGCAGGGCCTCGCGCAGGGCAATGCTCATCTGGTCCACATCGCGCGTGCGCTGCAGGCGGTCCACCAGGCGGACGTAGATGCTGGCGTCGCTCTTGCTGGGTGCACTGCCGCTGTTGATGGTGGTGACGGTGTAGCGCACCTCGGGCAGGCTGCGGATCACGGCTTCCACCTGGCGGGCGCGGGCCTCGGTGGTCTCCAGCGAGGCACCCTGGGGCGTGCGGAACTGCACCGTGGTTTCCGAAAAATCCGCCTTGGGAACGAACTCCGTGCCCAGCAGCGGCAGCATCAAAATAGCGCTCAAAAAAACCGCCAGGGCCAGCAGCAGCGTCCACAGCTTGTGGGCCAGCGACCAGGCCAGGATGCGTTGGTAGCCCCGGGCCAGGTCTTCGGTCAGACGTTCGAAAAAATGGGTGATGCGGCCCAGTGTGCGGCCATACAGGCTGCGATCGGGCCCCTGGCCTGCGCTGTGGATGCTGGGGTCATGCCAGATGCTGGAGAGCATGGGGTCCAGCGTGAAGCTGACGAACATGGAAATCAGCACCGCGGCAACGATGGTGATGCCGAACTCATGGAAGAACTTGCCGATGATGCCTTCCATAAAGCCAATGGGCAGGAACACGGCCACGATGGACAGCGTGGTGGCCAGCACGGCCAGGCCGATTTCCTGGGTGCCGTCCAGGGCAGCCTGGAAAGGGGTTTTGCCCATTTGCACATGGCGCACGATGTTTTCGCGCACCACGATGGCGTCGTCGATCAGCAAGCCCACGCACAGCGACAGCGCCATCAGCGTGACCATGTTGATGGTGAAGCCAAAGGCGCGCATGAAGAAAAAGGTGCCGATCAAGGCAATCGGTAGTGTCAGCCCGGTGATGACCGTGGAGCGCCAGGAGTTCAGGAACAGAAACACGATGAGCACGGTCAGCAGCGCACCCTCGATCAGGGTCTGGGTCACGTTCTTCACGGCCACCTGAATGGGGCGGGCGGCGTCTCCCACTTTCTCCAGACGAATGCCTGCGGGCAGCTCGGCCTGCAAGGCCTGCACTGCGGCGTCCAGCCCCTGGACCACGGCAATGGTGTTCTCTTCCTGTGCTTTTTGTACCGACAGCAGCAGGGTGCGCTGGCCGTTGTACAGGGCCAGTGATTCCTGCTCCTGCGCGCCATCCTGGATGCGCGCCACCTGGCCCAGACGCACAGGGCTGCCGTTTTTGCGGGCAACGATGAGCCGGGCAAAGTCCTGGGGGTTGTGCACGCGGGCGTCGATCTGCACCACGCGCTCCTGCTCCAACGAGCGTATGGTGCCGACCGGCAGGTCCTGGTTTTCGCTGCGCACGGCCGCTTCCACCTGGTTGGGGGTGATGCCGTAGGCATCCAGTGCGGCGGGATCCAGGTAGATGTTGATTTCACGCCGGGAGGCGCCCACCAGGTTCACGGCCCCCACGCCGCGCACGTTTTCCAGGCGCTTCTTCAGCACCTTGTCGGCCCAGGTGGTCAGTTGCACCGGCGACAGCGGGCTCTGGCCGGCTTGCGCCTGCGGCAGCACGGCCAGGGTCCAGACCGGGGCATTGGTCGGGTCAAAGCGCAGCACACGCGGCTCCTTGACCTCGTCGCGCAGCGTGGGGCGCACGGCGGCCACTTTCTCACGCACATCTTCTGCGGCACGGCGGCCATCCACGTACAGCTGGAATTCGACGATGACCACGGCCCGGCCCTGGTAGCTGCGCGAGGTCAGCGCATTGATGCCGGCAATGGTGTTGACGTTTTCCTCGATCTTGCGGGTGACTTCGCTCTCCACAATCTCGGGCGAGGCGCCGGGGTAGTCCACGGTGACCACCACCACCGGAAAGTCGATATTGGGAAACTGGTCCACCGCCAGGCGCTGGTAGGAAAAAAGGCCCAGCACCACAAAGGCCAGCATGACCATGGCGGCGAACACCGGGTTGCGCAAGCTGACACGGGTGAACCACATGGCGGACTTTCGGTGGGTGGCTCAGCGAGCGGCCGCGGGTGCCGGGGGCTGCTGAAAATCGACCTTGCTGCCTTCTGGCAGCGGTCCCATGCTGGCCAGCAGCACGGTGCTGTCTTCGGCCAGGCCTTGCACCGCCACCCAGGGGGCCTGGTTGCTGCTGTCGGCCGGCACGGCCTGCACACCCAGTTGCACGGGCCGGTGCAGCACGGCACCGTTGAGCACCAGTTGCACATAGGGCTGGGGTTGGTCGTTGCGCACCGCGTCCAGCGGGACGGCCAGCGCCGTCACCCTGCCCGTGTCGATATGGCCTTGCACAAACATGCCGGGGCGCAGCTGCACGCTGGTGTTGGGCTGCATGCGCAAAAACACCGGTACGGCACGGCTGCCGCTTTGGGCACTGGGGCTGATGCGTACGACCTGGGCCGAAAAAGCCAGCGCATTGCCTTCCACTTGCAGCGTGGCATTTTGGCCCAGCAGCACCTGCAGCGAGTCCTGGGCGGGCAGCGGCGCCTGCAGCTCCAGTGCACCGAGGTTGACCACTTCCACCACCGATGCGTCGGCGTTGACGCGTTCGCCGTTCTGCACCCAGCGGCGGGCAATCTGTCCGTCAATGGGGCTGCGCAGCACGGTGTCATCCAGCACCTTGCGGGCCGCGTCGGCGGCGGCCTGGGCTGCCGCGTAATTGGCCAGGGCGCCCCGCAGATTGGCTTGGGAGGTGCTCAGGGCCGTGGGCGAGATGAATTGCTGCGCTACCAGGGCGCGGTTGTTGTCGAACTGGCGCTGCTGAATCTCTACCTGAGCCTGGGCGGCATCGGCCTGCAGTTTGGCCTGGCGCCAGCGGGCCTCGCTTTCGGTGGCATCCACGCGGGCAATTACCTGGCCTTTGCGCACGCTGTCACCCTCACGCAGCGCCAAGTCTTTCAGCTCGCCGCTGACGCGGGCCTTGACCACGCCGCTGTCCACCGCCGTGAGCGTGCCGCTGATGGGCACTTGCAAGGGCAGGGAGCGTGGCACCAGGGTCAGCCAGTCCTGGGCGGTGGCGCGCAGCGGCGGGGCACTGGCAGTCTGCTGGGTATGCAGATCTTGCTGCTGGTTGCGCTTGGTCTGGATGGATCGCCAGCCCCCCACGCCCAGGCCGAGCAGCATCAGCATGACCAGGGCCCAGAAAATTCTGCGGCGGGTGCGAGGGCTCATGGGGGGGAGGCCTTGGGGGCAGGAAAGGGGGACAGCATGCGCTCGGGCAGCTGTGGCATGGCGAGTGTAGCCACTGCCTGGGGATGCACCAGCAGGCCGCGCAGGCAGTTGCGCAGCTGCGACAGGAAGTAGCTGGACGGCCCCAGGCCCCGGTCTTGCGGATGGCTGAGTTCGCTGTCCGGGCGCCACAGCATCACGAACACCATGGGCGTCAGCACCAGGTACAGGGCCTCGGCCAGAGGCATGGGGTGGAATTCACCGTCGTCCATGCCGCGCTGCAAGATGAACTCCAGCATGGCGTGACCGGGCTCGTCCACCTCCTGGCGGTAGAAGGCCGCCAGCTCGGGAAACTGCGGGGCCTCGTTCCACATCAGCCGGCAGATGCCGCCGGCGGGTGCGCCCACTGAGTGCTGCCACCAGACCTCCATGGCCCGGCACAGCATGGCGGCGCTGCTACCTTGAAAGCTGTGCAGCTCCAGGCGCCAATCGGCAAAGGCACTGGAAATGTTCTGGCGCACCACGGCCTTGAACAGCTCCTGTTTGCTGGGGAAGTACAAAAACAGCGTGCCCTTGGAGACGCCGGCGCGCGCGGCCACATCTTCCACGCGGGTGGCGGCATAGCCTTTTTCCAGAAAAAGCTGCAGCGCGGCTTCCAGCAGCTCGCCAGGGCGGGCCTGCTTGCGGCGGCTGTGGCGGGGGGCGGGCGCAGACATCGGGCTTGCGGATCAAGTAGTTAATGACTAATTGGTCAGTAATCTAGCATGAACGCTTGGCGGCTCATGGCTCCATGGTGTGAATGGAGACCACGGCCGTGGCTGTGGCGATGAGGCGGCCATGCTGGCTCAGCTCGCCAGCGAGGTGGCAGATCTTGCTGCCGCGCCGCAGCACACGGCCCAGCCCGGAGATGGACCCAGGTTGGGCCGGGCGCAGAAACTGGGTCACCTGCGACAAGGTAGGGGCGAACTGGCCCGCGATGAGCTGGGCCGCCAGGGCCGAGCCCATGGTGTCGTCCAGCATAGCGGACAGAAAACCGCCCTGGATATGGCCCGCAGGGTTGGCAAATTCAGGCTTGCCATGGAAGACGGTTTCCACCGTGCCGTGCTTGGCATCGACGGTGACGATGCTTCCACCCAGGGTGAGAAAGGCCGGCGGCAATGGCAATTCGCCGCGCTGCATTCTCCAGAAAAAAGCGACGGGGTCCATCAAGCGGCAGCCTTGTCGTGGTGGAGTGAGGCATGGTAATGCACCCGCTTCATCAGGCCTTCACTTCTTACCTGCGGTCACGGTCCTTGGGGCTTCTTCTACAAAGCCCATACCGAAAAGACGCCGGATCATATTCTTCGGTGCAAAAAACAGTGTGCCTTTATCACGCTGGGCTGCAATTTTTGCGCGGCATACCATGCGAAACTCCTTTATCTCTAATTTTTGGAGATTATTTTTTTTAAATTTCATTATTTGTTGCGAATCATCAACATGGTGAGACCCTGATTTGATGGGGTGCCGTTTGTCGGAATTTGACTACAAAATTACCAGAAAAAATCTGTTTCAAAAAGTTTTTAACCAGAGTAATGTTTTGCTCATCTGGTTTTTATAAGAATAAAGTGCACTCCATATACGGCATATTGGTGGATTATGGGTGGGAATATGTTCTGTCATTTGCCAGCATTGCTTTCATCGCAATGAGTGGCTACTTTCGAGTAGGCCGGCCACCCGGCTTCTCGGCTTTCTATCACGGCCGCAAAGCTCGGCATGCTGTGATATCTCCCAAGTATGTTTTTACTCCCTGATCAGGTGCTGATCGGGGTGCTGCTGCTTTCCCGAAAGCGATGCTGGCGAACAGTGATGCTGTCAGCCGATTTTTCTCGGTGGAGTTCTGCTGCCAGCATGAAATCTGGATTTTTGAGACGTTTATCTATAAAGACAGCGAGGGTTGAAGATGTGGTATTCCAGTGAGAAAAAAAATGCGACTGCTTTTGTTTGCAAGTCTTTTTGTGCCTTTTTACTCCTGAGGCTTGGTTCGATGCCATATGGCCATGCAGCTTACGATATACAGTACAACGGCCCTAATAATGCGGTGAACTCCATTAGCGGGTATGGAGTGGATACCACAGGTATTGATCATGTGGAAAACGCTTTGAATGGGTCTCACACATCGTCATTGATCAGGGTGACAGGGCAGGGGAGTACGCTGAATTTTTCAGCAGCAAATGTTCAGCTTGTCAATCACACCGGCAACCAGTCACGCGCTATTTCCATAGAAAATGGCGGAAGCCTTCATTTTGATGGCAGTCTGGATATCAATTTGAGCAGCACCATTGCACGGCAAAATTATGGCTTGTCCATGATCGACACGGGATCGATGGTGGTTGAGAAAGACCTGCGATTTTCTGGGAATATAGGCAATGCCTTTATTTTTTCGCAACATGGCAGTGTGGAAGTGAAAGGCAATACCACCTTTGATTTGGGTAGAATTTCCATGATGGGCTCTGCGATTGTTGCTGGAACAAGCCAATCCAATAGCGATGCAAAATTGAATTTTTGGCAGAAAACCACGATTAACAACGATGCGATTTTCTCCAATACCATGATGCTGCATGGTACGACCTCTACAACCTTTGATGAGCTGGAAATCAACTCATCGGGCTATATGGGCAGAGAGGTCGCTATCAACGATGATGCGGCCTTGATATCCACCGGAAAGACAGTCATCAAAAGCAATCGCTATTCATTGTTTGATATCAATATCAGAGGGAAATCCAATGGTTTTATCAGCTTGGGGGAAGATAGAAGCATTGTGGATGAACAGCTGAGACAGCATACAAACACATTTGTCAATATCGGTGAAAAAGCCTATCTATACAATGACCAGGTAGATGCTGCAGGTATTGATATTCACCACGATGGTGCTTCACTCAGCCATATTCTCATCAAGGGTGTATTGGACGTGCGAAACGGCCAGGCAATTGTGAGCGATGGGCATGGGCAGACCGATATCAAGCTAGAGGGCGGTCATATCCTGGGGAATATAGACCTGAGTGCTGGAGATGACAGGGTGGAGCTGCTCTCGGGCTCCATGGCCGGGGAGATCATCATGGGTGCGGGTAGTGACCATGTGATCATTCACCAGGGCGTGGATATCAGCGGTCTTCAGAGTGCCAATGGTCACCGAAACAGCAGCCCCAAAGATATTGCAGACCATGATCAACTGACTTTGGATGGGGTGAAAAACCTGACTGCCCATACCTCTGGCGCAGGAAGCGTGTTGCCTGGCATCAATTTCCTGAACTGGAATGATATCTATCTGGTCAATGGCGCAGAGATGAGCATTGCCCAGCAGATATTTGCAGCCAATGAAGTGGGATCACACCAAATTCATATTGATTCAGGCTCCATCATCAAGCTGGCAACACCGCTGGCGACCATCTATGGTTCTGTGAATAACAATGGAGTCATCTCTATGGCCAATGGTCTGCCTGGAGATAATTTGGTCATTGAGGGAGACTACCAGGCGGGAAAGGGTGCTTTGGTCTTGGACACGGTGTTGGAAGGGGATGCTTCTTTAAGTGACAAGCTCACCATCAAAGGGGATGCCAAGGTGGGCGAAACCCATGTCAAGATCAACCAAGTGGGTGGCGGCGGAGCTCAGACAAAGACAGGTATCAAGGTCATAGAAATCTTGGGAAAGTCGGATGCCAAATTCACACTCGATGGCCGTGTGGTCGCCGGTCAGTACGATTATTTCTTGCGCCAGCACAGTCCTGATCAGCAAGACGGAAACTGGTACCTGCGGTCGGAGCTGAATGAACCCAAGGTCCCCATTGTTCGGCCCGAGCCTCTCACCTATATCAACAACCATTGGGCTGCAAATTCCCTGTTCCAGATGCGTCTGCACGATAGATTGGGTGAGGCGCAGTATGTGGATCCGGAAACAGGAAAGACCAAGGTCAGCAGCCTATGGTTGCGCCAAGTGGGAGCCCATGCCCGCAATCGGGATAGCAGCGAGCAGGTGGGCGCTTCCAGCAATAGGTTTATGACCCAGCTGGGCGGGGATGTGCTTCAGTGGAGCCAGGACGGTGTGGAGCGATGGCATCTGGGCTTGATGGCCGGATATGCCCGGCAAAATACCAGCAGCAGCAGCGTCAAAAGCACATACCGCTCTCAGGGTACTATCGATGGCTATAGCGTAGGCCTGTATGGGACTTATTTTGCCAATGCGGTAGAAAAAACAGGTGTTTATTGGGATGGTTGGCTGAACTACGGCTGGTTTGATAACAGCGTGGAGGGACAAGGGCTGCAGACAATGCACTACAAATCCAAAGGCCTGACGGCCTCGGTAGAGGCTGGTTACACCTGGAATTTGGGGGAGAACAAGCAGCGCGATGCCCGATATTTTTTGCAGCCCAAAGCGCAGCTGACCTGGATGAATGTGCGTTCCGATAATTTCATCGAGCAGCAGCAAGGCATGAAAATTCAGGTGGACTTTGCCAGCAAGGCCAATTTGCAAACGCGCTTGGGTCTGCGTGCCTATCGGGATAAAAATGCAGAAACAGAGCGAGATAAAGAGCAGACATTCAAATCTTTTGTGGAGGTGAATTGGATTCACAACAGCCAAAGCTTTGGTGTGGCCTTTGATGGCGACCGCAGCAGCATGCGCGGCGATAGAAATACCGGCGAGGTGAAAGTGGGTCTGGAAGGGAAATGGTCAAGGCAATGGCATGGCTGGGGGAATATTGCCTATCAAATGGGGCAGCAGGGCTATAAGGAAACCAAAATCACGGCCGGCATGAAATACATTTTCTAATCACGGCCGGTATGGTTTTGATGGGCAGGCTGCGCAACCTGCCCATCAAAACGCCTGATGAGCTACATGTCTCAGATGAAGTTTCACTGCGAATTGCGCTGCTGCGTGGATATGACGTTCTGAGGCCGGGACTCGCCCCGGCAGGCGACTTCATTTTCTTGAACGCTCAAGAAAACGGAAGCAAAAGAAACCGCCCCTGCTGCCCATGTCCCTGCGCTGCGCTTCGGGCAAGCTCAGTGCTCGATCCCAGGGCGGTGCCGCAGAACTCGCGGCGCGGCGTAGCCGCTCTGCTCAAACATGCTGCGGCAAGTCAGACCACGAAGCAGCTGTGTCCTTCGGCACAGCTGCCCGCCCCGCGCTCTGCGCGCCGAGCCATGGGCAAAAGGGGAAGGCGGGAGCCGGATACCTGCCCTGCGTAGGCTGTGCCGTTGACGAACTTTATCTCCAAGCCATAAACACCTGATGCTTCGTCACGCTGCTGGCGCTGCGGTTATTCCCCTTCTATACACGCCTGCGGCGCACAGCACACAGGGCCGCATGGCTGCCGTAGGACAGCCATGCTTCGTAGACTGACTTGCCGCGGCTGTTTGAGCGGAGCGCTGTAAGCGCGCAGAGAGTTCTGCGGCAGGCCCTGCGTGCTGGGTGACGCAGGTCGCCCCGGCGCGACAGCGCTGAGGTCGGGGATAGAGGGGCGCATTCTTCGCCTACCTTCTTGTGCGAGCAAGAAGGTAGGTCGCCCGCCGGGGCGAGACCCGGCTTCGGAACATCACTTCACAACAGTGCCTGAGATAAGTACCTAATCAGGTCAAAACGGCTGCCGGTGTAGCAGCCATGGGCATGGCTTGCTACGGTTTGGCTACATTCTGCGCGGCATGCTGCCATCCGCCCCCCAAGGCCTTGTACAGCTGCACGCGGTTGTCCAGCTCGGCCTGGTGCAATCGCACCACCTCCAGCTCGGCCGCATACAGATTGCGCTGGGCGTCCAGCTCTTCCAGGTAGCTGGCGTAACCGGCTTCATAGCGGTCGTGGGCCAAGCCCAGCGATTTTTTCAGCACCTCGCGGCGTTGGGTGGCGTGCTGGGTTTGCTGGGCCAGGCGCTGGGTGCCGGTGAGGGCGCCCTCCACATCGGCAAAGGCGTTGAGCACGGCGCCGCGGTAGCCGTAGGCTGCCTGGTCGCGCTGGGCCGTGGCGGCATCCAGTTGGGCTTGTAGGCGGCCGCCGTTGAACAACGGTGCCAGCAGGCTGCCGCCCAGGCTCCACACGGTGAGGGGGTTGTAGTCCAGCGCGTTGACCAGCAGGCTGCCCACGCTGGCGCTCAGACTCACCTGGGGCAAAAAGGCTGCGCGCTGGGCCTGCATCTGGTGGTCGCTGGCGGCCAGCAGGGCGGCCGCACGGGCAATGTCGGGGCGGCGTTCCAGCAACTGCGAAGGCAGGCTGGCCGGCACGGCGGGCAGTGGCAGGTCTTGCAGCTGCCCGGTAGAGGCAGCCAGCAGCTGGGCGTTGCCGCCGGCCTGGCCCAGCAACAGATTCAGCGTGGTCAGCTGCTTGTCGATTTGCCACTGCAGCTGCAGCACCTGCTGCTGCACGGCCTCGTATTCGGCCTGTGCCTGGGTCAGCTGCAACTGCGAGCTATAGCCCACACGCACCTGGTCGTTGGCCAGTTGCAAGGCCTTGTCGCGTGATTGCACCGTGGCCTGGCTGATGGCCAGCTGCTGCTGCAGAGCGCGCAGGCCCACATAGGTCTGCACCGTGGTGGCGGCCACACTGAGCTGCACGGCGGCGCGATCGGCCTCGCTGGCCTGCACCCGTGCGGCAGCCGCCTGACTTTGCTGGGACAGCCGCCCCCACAGGTCCAGCTCCCAGCTGGCTTGCAGGCCGGGCTGGGCGCTGCGGGACTGGCTGGGGCCCAGCACTGTGAGGCTGCGGCCGGCCGAGGCGCCCAGCGTGGCGTTGAGCTGCGGGCTGCGCGCCGCATCGGTCGCGGCCAGATTGGCCTGGGCCTCTTGCACGCGGGCGGCGGCGGTAAGGATCTCGGTGTTCTGGGCCAATGCCTGCTGCACCAGGCGGTTCAGCTGGGCATCGCCCAGTTGGGTCCACCAGTCGCTGGTGAGGGCGGCGCTGGTGTCGGCGTTGGTGCCTGGGGTGGTGCCTGCGGCGCTGCTCCATTGCGCGGGCAAGGCCACCGCAGCGTTCTCGGGCAGGGCGCGGGGCAAGGGGGCGCAGGCGCTGAGCAGGGCCGCGGCCAGGGCCGTGGCGGCAAGCCACTGAGGGCGGCGCATCATGGCTGTTGTCCTTCGGTGCTGGTATCCACATGGGCAATCACGGACATGCCGGGGCGCAGGCGCGCGGCCAGGGGCTGGTCGGCGGCGATGGCAATCTTCACCGGCAGGCGTTGCACCACCTTGGTGAAGTTGCCGGTGGCGTTGTCGGCCTTGAGCACGGTGAACTCCGAGCCGGTGGCGGGGGCGATTTCCAGCACCTTGCCCGTGAGCTGGGCGCCCTCCAGGCCATCCACGGTGAAGCGGGCCGGTTGGCCGGGGCGCACCTGGGCGGTCTGGGTTTCCTTGAAATTCGCCACCACCCACAGCTGGGGCGGCACCACATACAGCAGCTGGCTGCCGGCGGCCACATATTGGCCCTTGCGCACCGTGACCTCGCTGGCCTGGCCATCGCTGGGTGCATGCACCGTGGTGTTGTCCAGATTGATCTGGGCTTGCTGCACCTGGGCCTGGGCCATTTGCACTGCAGCCTCCAGTGCGCGGCGGTTCACCGTGGTGGCCTTGATGGTTTCCTGGCCTATGGCGATGTCGGCTCTGGCCTTGTCCACATTGGTGGTGGCCAAGCGGGCGGTGGCGCGCACCTTGTCGCGCTCGTTGAGCGACACCGAGCCGCGCGCGGCCAGGTCTTCCACGCGGCGCAGCTCGGCCTGGGCGCGTTCGGCCTCGGCCCGGGTGGCGGCCAGCTGGGCCTGTTTGGCGGCCAGGCCGGCGTGGTTTTGCGACTGGGTCTGGGCTGAGTTGGCCAGCTGTGCCTGGGCATTGGCCAACTGGGCCTGTGCCTGGGCCAGCGCGGCCTCGTAGCTGCGGCGGTCGATCTTCACCAGGGGCTGGCCGGCCTTTACCTGCTCGTAGTCCTGCACCAGCACCTC comes from Comamonas sp. GB3 AK4-5 and encodes:
- a CDS encoding HlyD family secretion protein, which produces MSQNTPTPVNSPSAATPATPATASPTPKKIRPSLRSASIAVVIGLTGIVLVLRAWNVGLFQTTDISTDNAYVRGQVTVLAPQVNGYVTEVLVQDYEQVKAGQPLVKIDRRSYEAALAQAQAQLANAQAQLANSAQTQSQNHAGLAAKQAQLAATRAEAERAQAELRRVEDLAARGSVSLNERDKVRATARLATTNVDKARADIAIGQETIKATTVNRRALEAAVQMAQAQVQQAQINLDNTTVHAPSDGQASEVTVRKGQYVAAGSQLLYVVPPQLWVVANFKETQTAQVRPGQPARFTVDGLEGAQLTGKVLEIAPATGSEFTVLKADNATGNFTKVVQRLPVKIAIAADQPLAARLRPGMSVIAHVDTSTEGQQP
- a CDS encoding efflux RND transporter periplasmic adaptor subunit; this translates as MSPRTRRRIFWALVMLMLLGLGVGGWRSIQTKRNQQQDLHTQQTASAPPLRATAQDWLTLVPRSLPLQVPISGTLTAVDSGVVKARVSGELKDLALREGDSVRKGQVIARVDATESEARWRQAKLQADAAQAQVEIQQRQFDNNRALVAQQFISPTALSTSQANLRGALANYAAAQAAADAARKVLDDTVLRSPIDGQIARRWVQNGERVNADASVVEVVNLGALELQAPLPAQDSLQVLLGQNATLQVEGNALAFSAQVVRISPSAQSGSRAVPVFLRMQPNTSVQLRPGMFVQGHIDTGRVTALAVPLDAVRNDQPQPYVQLVLNGAVLHRPVQLGVQAVPADSSNQAPWVAVQGLAEDSTVLLASMGPLPEGSKVDFQQPPAPAAAR
- a CDS encoding efflux transporter outer membrane subunit, with translation MMRRPQWLAATALAAALLSACAPLPRALPENAAVALPAQWSSAAGTTPGTNADTSAALTSDWWTQLGDAQLNRLVQQALAQNTEILTAAARVQEAQANLAATDAARSPQLNATLGASAGRSLTVLGPSQSRSAQPGLQASWELDLWGRLSQQSQAAAARVQASEADRAAVQLSVAATTVQTYVGLRALQQQLAISQATVQSRDKALQLANDQVRVGYSSQLQLTQAQAEYEAVQQQVLQLQWQIDKQLTTLNLLLGQAGGNAQLLAASTGQLQDLPLPAVPASLPSQLLERRPDIARAAALLAASDHQMQAQRAAFLPQVSLSASVGSLLVNALDYNPLTVWSLGGSLLAPLFNGGRLQAQLDAATAQRDQAAYGYRGAVLNAFADVEGALTGTQRLAQQTQHATQRREVLKKSLGLAHDRYEAGYASYLEELDAQRNLYAAELEVVRLHQAELDNRVQLYKALGGGWQHAAQNVAKP
- a CDS encoding efflux RND transporter permease subunit, with translation MWFTRVSLRNPVFAAMVMLAFVVLGLFSYQRLAVDQFPNIDFPVVVVTVDYPGASPEIVESEVTRKIEENVNTIAGINALTSRSYQGRAVVIVEFQLYVDGRRAAEDVREKVAAVRPTLRDEVKEPRVLRFDPTNAPVWTLAVLPQAQAGQSPLSPVQLTTWADKVLKKRLENVRGVGAVNLVGASRREINIYLDPAALDAYGITPNQVEAAVRSENQDLPVGTIRSLEQERVVQIDARVHNPQDFARLIVARKNGSPVRLGQVARIQDGAQEQESLALYNGQRTLLLSVQKAQEENTIAVVQGLDAAVQALQAELPAGIRLEKVGDAARPIQVAVKNVTQTLIEGALLTVLIVFLFLNSWRSTVITGLTLPIALIGTFFFMRAFGFTINMVTLMALSLCVGLLIDDAIVVRENIVRHVQMGKTPFQAALDGTQEIGLAVLATTLSIVAVFLPIGFMEGIIGKFFHEFGITIVAAVLISMFVSFTLDPMLSSIWHDPSIHSAGQGPDRSLYGRTLGRITHFFERLTEDLARGYQRILAWSLAHKLWTLLLALAVFLSAILMLPLLGTEFVPKADFSETTVQFRTPQGASLETTEARARQVEAVIRSLPEVRYTVTTINSGSAPSKSDASIYVRLVDRLQRTRDVDQMSIALREALRQVPGITVTQVGLLDPVGGQKQIEFSVMGPDLTELARLNRQLLPQLRQIPGLVDLDSSLKGDRPMVDVRVQRDAASDLGLSVGSIASALRVLVAGETVGNWRADDDETYDVNVRMAPDARTQPEDLQRLPLTVTGNDGTARIVRLNQVAALHESSGPSQINRRSLAREIQFSANASLRSAGEISADIRQLLNTAHLPPGYRWEFAGSTKNMNESFAYAVSALALAIIFIYMILGSQFQSFLQPLALMTSLPLTLIGVVLALLMFHSAMSMFSIIGVVMLMGLVTKNAILLVDFAIRARQPHTGEDGLPHPGLPREQALLAAARVRLRPILMTTLAMVFGMVPLAFALSEGSEQRAPMGQAVIGGVITSSLLTLVVVPVMYCYMDDLARWLGRSFNKAKPPHPAQEP
- a CDS encoding TetR/AcrR family transcriptional regulator is translated as MSAPAPRHSRRKQARPGELLEAALQLFLEKGYAATRVEDVAARAGVSKGTLFLYFPSKQELFKAVVRQNISSAFADWRLELHSFQGSSAAMLCRAMEVWWQHSVGAPAGGICRLMWNEAPQFPELAAFYRQEVDEPGHAMLEFILQRGMDDGEFHPMPLAEALYLVLTPMVFVMLWRPDSELSHPQDRGLGPSSYFLSQLRNCLRGLLVHPQAVATLAMPQLPERMLSPFPAPKASPP
- a CDS encoding PaaI family thioesterase, with product MDPVAFFWRMQRGELPLPPAFLTLGGSIVTVDAKHGTVETVFHGKPEFANPAGHIQGGFLSAMLDDTMGSALAAQLIAGQFAPTLSQVTQFLRPAQPGSISGLGRVLRRGSKICHLAGELSQHGRLIATATAVVSIHTMEP
- a CDS encoding autotransporter outer membrane beta-barrel domain-containing protein; its protein translation is MWYSSEKKNATAFVCKSFCAFLLLRLGSMPYGHAAYDIQYNGPNNAVNSISGYGVDTTGIDHVENALNGSHTSSLIRVTGQGSTLNFSAANVQLVNHTGNQSRAISIENGGSLHFDGSLDINLSSTIARQNYGLSMIDTGSMVVEKDLRFSGNIGNAFIFSQHGSVEVKGNTTFDLGRISMMGSAIVAGTSQSNSDAKLNFWQKTTINNDAIFSNTMMLHGTTSTTFDELEINSSGYMGREVAINDDAALISTGKTVIKSNRYSLFDINIRGKSNGFISLGEDRSIVDEQLRQHTNTFVNIGEKAYLYNDQVDAAGIDIHHDGASLSHILIKGVLDVRNGQAIVSDGHGQTDIKLEGGHILGNIDLSAGDDRVELLSGSMAGEIIMGAGSDHVIIHQGVDISGLQSANGHRNSSPKDIADHDQLTLDGVKNLTAHTSGAGSVLPGINFLNWNDIYLVNGAEMSIAQQIFAANEVGSHQIHIDSGSIIKLATPLATIYGSVNNNGVISMANGLPGDNLVIEGDYQAGKGALVLDTVLEGDASLSDKLTIKGDAKVGETHVKINQVGGGGAQTKTGIKVIEILGKSDAKFTLDGRVVAGQYDYFLRQHSPDQQDGNWYLRSELNEPKVPIVRPEPLTYINNHWAANSLFQMRLHDRLGEAQYVDPETGKTKVSSLWLRQVGAHARNRDSSEQVGASSNRFMTQLGGDVLQWSQDGVERWHLGLMAGYARQNTSSSSVKSTYRSQGTIDGYSVGLYGTYFANAVEKTGVYWDGWLNYGWFDNSVEGQGLQTMHYKSKGLTASVEAGYTWNLGENKQRDARYFLQPKAQLTWMNVRSDNFIEQQQGMKIQVDFASKANLQTRLGLRAYRDKNAETERDKEQTFKSFVEVNWIHNSQSFGVAFDGDRSSMRGDRNTGEVKVGLEGKWSRQWHGWGNIAYQMGQQGYKETKITAGMKYIF